From the Micromonospora echinospora genome, the window CGGGAGCCGGACTCGGCCTCCCAGGCTTCCGCGAAGGATTCCTCGGCATTGTTCTTCATGGTCAGGAGCAGCCGCCTGCTGTCGCTGCTGAAATCCAACGTGGCCCTCGACACCGTCGCCGGCTGACGAGCCAGGGGCAGGAGCACCGGGTCCGGGGAGCCGTCCAGTCGCCACATGTGCACCGCGCCAGCGGCGGTCACGGCGAAGAACCGACCGTCCGGGCTGAGGGCGTTCCACTGGACCAGCCCCTTCGGGGCGTCGCGCAGCTCCCGTGCGCGTGGCTTGCCGTGCACGGCTCCGGTGACCGCGGTGTACACGGGCTGGTTGCCACCGAGCGTCGACCGGAGCACCAGGACCCGACCGTCCGGGGTGGCCACCAGATCATTGGCCTGCCCCCGCCAGACCGACGGGTAGCTACCCAGCAGGTCCTGCCCGCGTACGTACTGGGTCAGCAGAGCCTGGCGGGTCGCGGGGGTCTGCCGGGCGTTCCAGGCGGCCAGCGCGAGCTGCAACGCCGTGGCGGGATCGTCGGCCGGGTGGTCCGCGGAGGCCTGGGCGAGCAGGTTCGCGGCCTGGAGGCGGAGCTGCCGTTCGGCGCGCTGTAGGCCCTGCCAGGTGGAGAACGCCAGAACGAGGGAGATCACGGTGAGCAGAGCGAGCGCTCCGATCGCCGCCCGGCGGACGCGGATCCTGCGACGGGAATGGTGACGGCTCAGCTGGATGTAGGCGTACTCCTCGGCGGAGACATCCTTGCGGTGCCGGGCCAGCCTGCGGTCCGCCTCGGCCAGGTCGACCCCGCTCAGCAGGCGCGCGGAGTCGCTCTTCCGGGCCTGCCAGCGGTGCAGGTCGGCGCGCAGTTGCTCCTGCCAGGCCCGGAAGTCCCGGGACTCCACGAGCCATCCGTGCAGGAGCGGCCAGAGCCCGGTCAGCGCTTCGTGCGCCAGGTCGACGATCTCCTCCTGCCCGGCACCGCCCGGGGCGTGCGAGAGGACGAGGAGTTTCCCGGGGGCCAGTTCCCGGACCAGTTCGACCAGCTCGGGGGCGAGGTCCGCGGTACGGGCCGGCCTGCGGACGAAGGCGTCGTTGTCGCCCGGTCGCGCCAGCTGCGCGAACAGCCGGGGGGCGAGATCCTGCTGTTCCCGGGTCAGCGCGGCGTAGACGCCGTCCGCGTAGTTGACGAGCGCCCCCGCGACGCCTCCCAGGTCGTCGTAGGCGGCATGGGTGAGCATCGAACGGCTGCGGCGCTGCCACAACTCGGTCAGAGTGAACTGGACCAGGGGCATCCGTCCGGGCTCGTCGCCCGCGTCCGCGACGATCCTCTCCGGCAGTCCCGGTTCGAACCACAGTCCCGGCACGGCGTCCACGGGCGCGGTCACCGCGCGCCTCAGGTCGTCGGCGGCCAGCGGCGCGAGGAACTGCACGGCGTCGCTGACGAGGTGGGACGTGCCGGCCGTCACCAGCACGTCCAGGGAGTCGGGGCGGGCGGTGGCGATGATCCGTAGCGCGCCTGTCCCAGTCCCGCCGGCCAGGCCGGAGAGCAGCCGGAAGAGTTCGCGCGCGTCGGCCGGTACGGCGCGGGCGTACTCCTCGAACTGGTCGACGAAGAGGACGTAGCCGGTGCCCTGGGCGCGTGCGAGGACCCGGCCGCGCAGTTCGGCGAGTATTCCTTCGTCAGTGGCGAGAAGTCGCGCCAGTTCTTCGGCTCGGGTGAGGCGCTCGACCTCGCCGAGCCCCGGTTCCAGGACATCGGTCAGCGCCCGGGCCAGAATCGAGGTCGCGTGAGCGCCCGGAACGGGCCGCAACTCGCATACGCTCATGCCTTCGCCTCGTAGCCGGGGCAGCACCCCGGCCTGCACGAGGGACGACTTTCCGCATCCCGACGGTCCCACCACGAGCGTCACCGGCCGCCGGTGAACGGCCTCGTGTATCCGGATGGTGTCGCTCTCTCGACCGTGGAAGAACTCGGCATCCTCTTCGGTGAATGCCGTCAGCCCCTGAAAGGGGCAGGGGGACGGCAGAGTGTGCTCGTCGATCAGGTCAGCCGACGGCAGCAGATACGCGGTGGTCGCGCCTCGGTGCACGGCGACCGTCATCCCGACGACCCCGTCCTGCACGTCGTCCCAGACCGGCGATCCGCTGAATCCTTCCGCGACTCGCGGCCCGGGCAGATGCGCCTCCATCTGGAGCAGGCCCGAACCCTGCTCGGCCCGCAGCGTGCCCGACACCCAGCAGCCGTGATCAGCCCCAGCCGGGTAGCCGAACACCCGGAACGAGTGCCCCCAGACGCCGGTCCCGTCGACGAGCCTCGCCGGCCGTGCGCCCTCGACCGGCGCATCGAGCCGCAGCAGGGCGACGTCAGCTCCCCCGTGACGCCAGGAAAGCACACTCGCCCGCACCGAGGGGCGGGCGGGCAGCAACGGGAAGTCGAGGTCCACGCGCCCACTGGGTGCCTCTTCCACGGACGCCGGCAGGTCGAACACCTGCGCGACGACGTGAGCGCAGGTGCACACCACGTCCGGAGCTATCAGGAAACCCGCACCGACCACCTCGCCGTCGGCCAGGCGTATCCGCGCCTGCGAGGCCTGCAGGCTGTCGGTCCGCCACTCCACGGTCACGGTCCCGCCTTCCTTCCTCCCGTCTCCGCTCACCGGCCCCGGAACGCGACAGCGACGTCGACGGCTGGCCGGCGATCAGAAGGGCGAATCGCAGCTCACTCGTCAGTGGTCGACGCCGACGGTGTGGCGTCGCGCCGTTGCCACTCGAACA encodes:
- a CDS encoding trypsin-like peptidase domain-containing protein; this translates as MTVEWRTDSLQASQARIRLADGEVVGAGFLIAPDVVCTCAHVVAQVFDLPASVEEAPSGRVDLDFPLLPARPSVRASVLSWRHGGADVALLRLDAPVEGARPARLVDGTGVWGHSFRVFGYPAGADHGCWVSGTLRAEQGSGLLQMEAHLPGPRVAEGFSGSPVWDDVQDGVVGMTVAVHRGATTAYLLPSADLIDEHTLPSPCPFQGLTAFTEEDAEFFHGRESDTIRIHEAVHRRPVTLVVGPSGCGKSSLVQAGVLPRLRGEGMSVCELRPVPGAHATSILARALTDVLEPGLGEVERLTRAEELARLLATDEGILAELRGRVLARAQGTGYVLFVDQFEEYARAVPADARELFRLLSGLAGGTGTGALRIIATARPDSLDVLVTAGTSHLVSDAVQFLAPLAADDLRRAVTAPVDAVPGLWFEPGLPERIVADAGDEPGRMPLVQFTLTELWQRRSRSMLTHAAYDDLGGVAGALVNYADGVYAALTREQQDLAPRLFAQLARPGDNDAFVRRPARTADLAPELVELVRELAPGKLLVLSHAPGGAGQEEIVDLAHEALTGLWPLLHGWLVESRDFRAWQEQLRADLHRWQARKSDSARLLSGVDLAEADRRLARHRKDVSAEEYAYIQLSRHHSRRRIRVRRAAIGALALLTVISLVLAFSTWQGLQRAERQLRLQAANLLAQASADHPADDPATALQLALAAWNARQTPATRQALLTQYVRGQDLLGSYPSVWRGQANDLVATPDGRVLVLRSTLGGNQPVYTAVTGAVHGKPRARELRDAPKGLVQWNALSPDGRFFAVTAAGAVHMWRLDGSPDPVLLPLARQPATVSRATLDFSSDSRRLLLTMKNNAEESFAEAWEAESGSRIRVPEGIAPAGGADEAAFTADPNFVVTISYTPDNDKRVEIRDFRTARLRYTSTKKINLSSEVWLGAGGELLVWRDGDTEYSQPLGAVPGRRTDLFAAGGIMDGTSRYHPLPRNSGNRSDAGQYDEETLVDLSTGESYHARIPRAHELSDPGLAAVPHHDGGLVVLAPLGTALMVVRAEKDTGGPFPAVNDAAFRLSPDGRFLAIADEQSLQVVDSGGTRRQSVPLPPLGDNYFPHVTPTWTADSQWVVLWTTQGNLLAAYPARDLRDRVPLDDVLPGVKALVSDGDRGLQGGEVERVVALEGSEVALSTVDGHLARVDAASAALLTRPFLAQSAPWTGPRHIGEVFIKGHLVARPQHPGQVAVVTRSSMGPGQILLWDLRTPRHIATLSGHAVSSPTGYDREPERPPLVFDESGSRLAVQNTGGVVRVWDVDGQKQLAGSASVSTSHALIGIGKGDRVVSYEEGEVTIHDLTDASNSDTLHVLGQPAEHMRGEHLTVVMRDGDETFRLRELTFDLRPEVQFRTLCAVAGRDYTETERELLPDGTPAQPPCA